GCCAGTTGCGAGTTCCCTGGGTGTGCCATTTCGTGTGACTCGTTGTACGTCCGCAGTGAATCCAACATTCTTCGCTGGGCCGGATCCGACATCGCATCAGGTCGCTTCAGGTCAAGAATGGCTGTCCCTTCGCTTCGGATCACCACGCCTTGGTACGTTGCTGGCATGTATCCGCTGGCCCAATTCTTCGGCCCGCTGATCGGGCCTCCCGATCCATCCAGCATGACAACGAAGCCAGGCATGTTCTCATTCTCGCTTCCCAATCCGTAGTTGACCCACGAACCGAGACAGGGGCTTCCACTCTGGATTTTGCCTGAGTTCATCTGCAGCATTGCCGAGCCGTGAATCGGCGAATCAGCGGTCATGCTATGCAAGAAAGCGATGTCATCGACACAAGTGGCCACGTTCGGGAACAGCTCCGACACCCACTTGCCGCAAGCCCCGTGTTGCTTGAACTTCCAGCGAGGTTCCACGATACGCCCAGTGTTTTTGTGCCCGCCCCGCCCAAACGTCTTCACTTCGATCGTCTTATTGTCCATCCCGATCATCGCGGGCTTGTAATCAAAGGTGTCCATGTGGCTGGGCCCCCCGTACATGAACAAGAAGATCACCGACTTGGCTTTGGGGGCAAAATGAGGCGGCTTAGACGCCAACGGATTTTGCCAACGCGGATTCTGCCAACGCGCACTACCATCGGCCGTAGTCTCCTGACCATTCAGGAACGACTTATCCAGCATGCCCGCCATCGCTAGCCCAGTGAATCCACCACCGGCTTGCCAGAGGAACTCGCGACGCGTTCGGTTACAAAAGTTCTTCGTCATCAGATTGACTTACTCGATGTATACGAATTCGTTTAGATTCAGAGCCAATAGGCAAAAGGTTCGAAGGGCTTGCAGCGACGACATCGAATCCTCGGCCTGCAGTTCCTCGACAAACTTGACGCCGTTTTCGATCTCTTTGGGACTCGGTTCTCGCTGCATCACTCGGGAAAGGACCTCGACCACTTGCCCCTCAAGCTCAGCCGATTCCTCGATCACCGAATCGGCAAGCAACCACGCCTGTTCGTTGGTGAATTCACTGTTCATCATCCCCAACGCCTGCGTGGGCTGGGTTGTGATGAAGCGAACCGCGCACGTGTTGTCGGTGTCTGCAGAATCATTCGTTGACAAAATCGGAACCGGCAGTGATCGCTTCACGTGAATGTAAACGCTACGGCGTCGGCGTTCTTCCGCCGAAGAATCTCCCCAACCCTTGCCCGGTTGAGATTGCCCCGCCAAAACTTCTTTGGGCTGAATGGGAAAGAAACTCGGACCAAACATCTTCTCCAAATTCAGCTGGTGGTTCACAGCCAAGATGGAATCGCGAATCTCTTCCGCCGTCAAACGTTTCAGGTCAAAACGCCACAACCGGTCATTTGCCGGGTCAACGTCATATGCCGCTTGGCTATATTGCCCCGACATTTGGTAGGTGCTTGAATGCAAAATCAAACGATGCATCGCCTTCATGCTCCAACCACTCGACACGAACTCCGCGGCCAACCAGTCGAGTAATTCCGGATGCGTGGGCGAATCTCCCTGAAAACCAAAGTCGCTGGAACTACGCACGATCCCGCGACCAAAATGATATTGCCATAACCGGTTAACCATCACGCGAGCGGTCAACGGGTTGTCGGTACTGGCCATCCATCTCGCCAACGCCATCCGCCGTCCCGTGGATTCACCGTGCTCGGGAACCGTAATCTCCGGATCCGGAGGTGAAAGCACCGAAACAAAGCTGGGCTGAACTTCCTTTCCCGGGATGTTGGCGTTGCCGCGTACTCGAATGAAGCTCGCTTCAGCCGTCGAGCCAGCTTCCTTGACCGACAAGATGCGAATCTCCCCTGGGGGCCTCGCTTGCAATTGCGTTGCTGCCTTGGTCGCCCGCTTGTATTGGTCAAATTGTTTTTGGCTCAGCAGCGTCCCGACCCGCTGCTTCACCAACCGCAATCGGTTCGTTGGATGCGTGTACTCTTCGTGCTCCACCGGCGCGAAGTCAGCCTTCACAATCGACTCGATCGTATCGATCTGCCGCTGAACCTTGGCTAACTTCTCTTGATATAGACGACTCTCTTCTTCATCAATTTCACCACCGGGAACACTCCTGATCGATGCGTCTTCGACAGACTCACCGCTACGCACTCCATAACGGCGAATGTTTTCGAAGAATGAAAGCATGCTGTAGTAATCAGCCTGCGGGACTGGATCGATCTTGTGATCGTGGCAACGGGCGCAGTCGACCGTCAAACCAAGAATGGTCTTGCAGGTCACTCCGAGGATGTCGTCCAGTTCATCGAACTTGGCCTGCACGCTGTCCGCGGGTTCATCATCCCAAGATCCCAAACGGTAGTAGCCAGTCGCAATCAGATTATCGACCGACGGGTTCGGAAGCTCATCGCCCGCCAGTTGCTCAATCAAGAACTGGTCGTACGGTTTGTCTTCATTGAAAGAGCGAATGACATAGTCGCGATATCGCCATACGAACGGCTTCGCGTCATCGCGTTCAAAGCTGTTGGTTTCAGCATACCGAACTAAATCCAACCAATGCCGTCCCCATTTTTCACCGTAGTGAGGTGACTGAAGCAGCTCTTCAACAACCTTGTGATAGGCGTCGGGATCATCACTTTGCACGAACGCTTCGATCTTTTCCGGCGTGGGCGGTAAGCCGGTCAAGTCGTAGCTAATACGGCGTAACAACTGTGATTTCGATGCAGGCGGAGCTGGCTTCAAACCAACTGAGTCAAGACCAGACAGGACAAACGCATCAATCCCGTTTTGTGGCCATCGATCATCCGAAACACTCGGGAGGTTGGGCCGGCGAACCGGCTGGAATGACCACCACTTCTTCGTTTTCTCGTTGACCTGTGGAACGGAGGAATGCTGTTCGGCCGAAATTTCAATCTCCTCCGAGACAGGAATGGGCACACCGAGCACCACCCATTTGGTCAACACCGCGATCTGATCCGAAGCCAGCTTCCCTTCCGGTGGCATCTCGTAGGTGTCGTAGTTGATTGCCTTCAACAGAATGCTTTCGTCCAGCTGATCTCCGTTGATCGCAATCCCGGAATCGCCGCCACGACGAATCGCTTCGCGTGACGTCAAGGCAAGACCTCCACTCAAGTCCTCGGGATCATCACCGTGACATTCAAAGCAGTGCTCCGCAAGGATCGGCTTCACTTTGGTCGAATAAAAACCGTCGTGCTCCCCGGCGTCACTGACAGCCTCACCACCCGCCGCTTGCACATTTGGCAACGCAACGATTTGTGCGAGGCCGAAATGCGTGACAAAGAAACACGCGACGACCGACGCGGAACGCATGTATCGATCCATAGCGGAACTGAAGCAGGTGGAGGAGGGAAACAGGCAGGAAGGGAACGCCCCACGCACACGATGGAGACGTCTAAACCTTAACATCGGCACTTCGACTTAGCCAACAAACTGACCGACCATGGATGTCGCTGCGTATTGTCGTATCAACGTATTGCGTCAAAAACACGTAGTACATTCACGCACTAAGCATCCTACCATTCTTCTCATTGAGGTGAATGAAATCGACGCAAACCTTTTCAGCAATCCATTTCTGAAGGCCTGCCGAAGCAAACGTGTCCATTCCATTCCGCTACGATACCATCGGCTCGAATTCCACTGGCATCGAATTTCTGCATTGCCGGTTTGACAGAAGAACCACACCGCAGAAAAATGCGGCACGCATCCGCACCGAACATAACATTGTAGCGTCTGCGTTTCACATAATGGTGCTGGCCAAACCTACATCCACCTACCATCGCAGAAGGTCTCGGTTTGCCCGATCGTCCTTAAATGCTCCTGCATCCAGTTTTTAGCACCAGCTCCAGTGCATCATCTTGCATTGGAAGCAATCTACAGATCTGGTTGGCAAAATTCTTAAGCGGATTCACCATCGCGGTAACACGACATTCTATTCATTGCGATTCCATTCAAAATCATCTCACTCATTGAACGCCCGCCTCGCTTTAAATCAAACACAAGATGCCATCCGATGAAATTGCCTTGCCATTGCAGCGAGGTTTTCCCGGGAAGCGAAAGATTCAGACGGCACGTTCGCATAGGAAACACGCCTCATGGACCTCATTCTGACGATCGGATCGTTCCTGTTCTTCACTGGCTTGGTCGCGGTGCTGACGTGGTGGTTCACCCGGAACGATGACCACTCCAGCATGGGTGGCTACTTCCTGGGCGGACGCACGCTCACGTTTCCGCTGATCGCCGGATCGCTGTTATTGACGAACCTATCCACCGAGCAAATGGTCGGGCTGAACGGTGCTGCATTCACCGACGGACTTTGCGTGATGGTGTGGGAAGTGGTGTGCGTGGTGGCACTCGTCTTCATGGCTTGGTTCTTCCTACCCAAGTTTCTGCGCAGCGGCGTCTCCACCGTTCCACAGTATCTGGAGATCCGATTCGACCATCAAACGCAAGTGATCACGAACATCATTTTCTTGATGGCCTATGTTGGCATCCTTTTGCCAATCGTTCTGTACACCGGCGCGACCGGCTTGATTGGAATCCTCGACATTCCATCGATGTTGGGCAGTTTGCCCGAAACACTCGGACTCCCTCCACACTCCGTTGCGTTGTGGATGATCGTTTGGCTGGTTGGGATTGTCGGATCGATCTACGCACTTTTTGGTGGACTGCGAACCGTCGCCGTGTCCGACACGCTCAACGGCATCGGGCTGCTGGTGGGCGGAATCTTGATTGCCTACTTTGCGTTATCGCATTTGGGCGGCGACGGTGGTGTTGTCGCGGGCACTAAGACGCTTATCGAAGACCAACAAGGGCGTTTCAACTCAATTGGCGGCCCCGAAAGTTCAGTCCCGTTCGGAACGGTGTTCACCGGTGTCTTCTTGCTGTTCCTGTTCTACTGGACCACCAACCAACAAATCATCCAGCGGACGTTTGGGGCAAGCAGTCTTGCCGAGGGACAAAAGGGAGTCCTGCTGACCGGAGCGCTGAAGCTACTGGGACCGCTCTACCTGGTGATTCCGGGAATGATCGCTTACTCCTTGTTCGCCGGTCAAGACATCGACAAAGACCACGCCTATGGGATGCTTGTTAACGCCGTGCTTCCGGCGCCACTGACCGGATTTTTCGCCGCCGCGATGATTGGTGCGATTTTGTCGAGCTTCAATTCGGCGTTGAATAGTTCGTGCACTCTGTTCAGCGTTGGCCTGTACAAGAACGTGCTGAAGAAAGAAGCGTCGGAAGAACAAGTTGTCCGATCCGGGAAGGTCTTTGGCTGGATCATCGCAATCGCAGCCATGATCATCGCACCACTTCTGGATCACCCCGTGATTAAAGAGCGGGGCATCTACGACTACCTGCAGAAAATGAACGGCATCTACTTCATCCCGATCTTCGCGGTCGTGTTGGTCGGCATGCTGACAAGACGAGTTCCAGCCATCGCGGCCAAAATCGGACTTGTCGTCGGATTTTCCGTCATCGCAATTGGCTACTTTGTTTCGCCATTCGATAAGATCGTCGCATCACTACACGAGTTCCACTTTCTGGGGATTGTCTTCAGTTGGCTACTTGTCTTGATGCTTGTCATCGGCGAATTGCATCCACGCGAAACGGAGTTCATCCAGGAAGATGTCGGTGCCGTTGACATGACGCCTTGGCGCTACGTGAAACCGGTGGGCATGGTGCTGATTTTGATCGTTTTCGCCATCTACGCCGCCTTCGCTGATTTCTCCGTCCTGACCAGCCAAGAATAGAGCTTTCCCTGACCATGCAATCGAGCGTCAGACATAGCGTACAGATTAAGCACGGTGTGCAGATTAAACATAGCGTGCAGATCAAACACGGTGTGCAGATTAAACACGCTCCTTGCGACCAACATCATCTGTCGACTTCGATCGATCGGACGATTTGAAGCAGATCGGATCACCATCCATTGTCGATCACTTCGGCCAAACTCTTGTTTGGGACAATTGGTGCCGAACGCTTAATGCGAGGCGTCGCGCAAGCGAGGGATCGCGCAGATGCTATTCCTTGAGCGACTTTGAGACCGGTTTGAGGATGTGCACTCTTCGGTGAGTTCGTAAGCGACTCGTGGTGGCACGTCAGCGTAGACAATCCGGTTGACACCCCGGTTGACACCCCGCCGGCTTCGAGTTCGCGAACTTGCTTGGTCAATAGCCACTGCGAAACGCAGCCGATTTCCCACTTGAGTTGACTGTAGCAAAGTCGTTTATCGAGAAAATGGAAAAGCCCGATGCATTTCCTCTTTGCCACCAGTTAACCCCCAGCGTCGCTTCAACAGGACAAGCGGGCCGTACGTAGCTAGTGTGCCAGGCCCAGCTCTCGGTATCCGTTTTGTGCCTATGTGTCCGGAATGTACGTACTTGCCCGCTCCAGTCCTACTCTTACTATGTGATGGACACGGCAGAACACAATCATTCCCACTCACTCAGGACAATTAAGATGAAAGCGATGCTTATCAACGCCTATGGCGAAGACGCGACCTTTGAAGCTTCGGATGTGGCAAAACCAGAAGTGAAGGCTGGTCACGTGTTGGTGAAGATCGCCGCTTCCAGTGTGAACACCGTCGACACGATGATTCGCAGCATGGGAAACGATCTACCGATGTCGCCGAAACTTCCAGCCATTCTCGGGATGGACTTCGCCGGAACGGTTGAAGCAGTCGGCGATGGCGTGAAGGAGTATGCAGTCGGCGATGAAGTCTATGGATGCGCGGGTGGTTTGGCTGACTTGCCTGGCACGCTCGCCGAATACATTGTGGCTGACAGCAACTTGATTGCCCACAAGGCGAAGAACCTTTCGTTGCGAGAAGCCGCTGCATTGCCGCTGGTCGCGATCACGGCCTACGAAGGCTTGACTCGGGCGGGAATGCAACAGGGCCAGAAAGTTCTCGTGCATGGTGGCTCCGGCGGAGTTGGCCACGTCGCACTGCAACTTGCTAAACACTGGGGTGCTGAAGTCTTCTCCACCGGCGGCGGCGAGAAACAACTGGCAATGATCGAACGACTGGGCGCAACCGGGATCAACTACAAAACCGAAACGGTAGAGCAGTACGTTGCCAAGCACACGGGCGGTGCAGGGTTTGATGTGGTGTTCGATTCGGTCGGCGGTGCCAACCTGACAAACTCGTTTGAAGCCGCTGCACTGAACGCTCAAGTTGCCACAACGGTGTCGATGTGCGAATTGGATTTGACTCCAGTTCACTTTAAGGGGCTATCGTTGCACGTCGTCTTCATGCTGATTCCGATGCTGCACAACTTTAGACGAGAACAACACAGACAAATCCTGCGGGATCTCACTCAGATTTGCGAATCCGGCGGTCTCAAGCCAGTGCTGGATGAGGAACCGTTTTCGCTTGAACAAGTCGGACAAGCCTACGCTCGCTTACAAAGCGGAAAAGCAATGGGCAAAGTGGTCGTGGAAAATTAGAGTCGCAGTCGCAAAGAGGTGAGAGGGATGACGTTAACAACCAACGAGGCAACCAAAGCGTTTCAGCCCATCAATCGGGGCTACGACGCCGCGTTCCGCGTGAACCGGTTGAGCGTTGGTTTGGTCGTGCCGATTGAAAACTACGCGACGAGTTCCATCCCCAAGATGGATAAACACATCGAACGCGTGCAACTCGCCGAAGCCCTCGGGTTTTCATCGGTCTGGCTGCGCGATGTTCCTTTCAATGTTCCGTCCTTCGGTGACGCGGGACAAACCTATGATCCGTTCGTCTATCTCGGACTGCTCGCCGGACTGACCCGAGAAATCGCTCTTGGCGTCGCCAGCATTATCCTACCGCTACGGCATCCGGCGCACGTTGCCAAAGCAGCTGCCACGGCAGATGTGCTTTCGGGTGGGCGTTTGATCCTTGGCGTTGCTTCGGGAGACCGTCCCGATGAATACCCAGCACTGAACATCTCTTTCGCGGATCGAGGGGAGCGATTCCGCGAAAGTTTTGACTACATCAGGCGGATGAGCGATCAGCGACCAAGCTTCGAAAGCGTCTTCGGCAGTCCCGGACGTGAGGTGGACATGCTTCCCAAACCGGTGTCAGGCAAGTTGCCAATGTTGATCACAGGCGGAAGTCAACAGAATCCCGATTGGCTTGCCAAGCATGGTGACGGTTGGATGCTGTACCCGCGTGAAGTCACCGCACAGGCACAGGTGATTCGTGATTGGCGAAGCCGAGTCCAAGACACTGGTCGTCCGATCCAACCAGCGATGGAGCCTCTGTATATCGATCTTGCGGACAACCCGAATACGCCAGCACAGCCAATTCACCTGGGATTTCGCCTCGGCACGAATCACCTTCGAGATTATTTGAAGGCACGTGAAGAAATTGGCGTCAACCACGTCGCACTGAATCTGCGTTTCAATCAAGCCGACGTCGAAACCACGATGAAACGCTTAGCCGATCAACTTTTCCCCGACTTCAACTAAGCAAACAAAACATGGCAAAACGAATTCTATTGACAGGTGCGACTGATGGCATTGGGCTGGCGACCGCAAAGACGCTGGTCTCGCTCGGTCACCATGTCATGCTGCATGGACGAAGCAACGAAAAGCTCGAGAGAGTGAAACAGGCGTTGAGTGCTATGTCGGCGGACGCCACGGTTGAAAGTTACGTTGCTGACCTCTCGGACATGTCGGATGTTGAGTCGTTCGCCAAGGCAGTTGCGCATACACACGAACGCCTTGACGTACTCATTAACAATGCGGGCGTATTTGTCGCTGCCAATCCCGTGACTTCGGATGGGATCGACTTGCGATTCGCAGTCAACACGATCGCTCCTTACTTGTTAACCCAGCGGCTTCTTCCTCTCTTGGGAAAATCGGGAAGAGTCATCAACTTGTCATCCGCCGCGCAGGCTCCAGTTGAGATGGACGCCTTCCGTGGCGACCGACGCTTAGCGGATGGCGAAGCTTACGCTCAAAGCAAGCTCGCTCTAACGATGTGGTCTCGTAGCCTAGCGACCACACTCGGCGAACACGGGCCAGCTATCATCGCAGTCAACCCGGGATCATTCCTGGGCAGCAAGATGGTGAAAGAAGCGTATGGTGCTGCTGGCAAGGACCTGAACATTGGTGCTGAGATCTTGACCCGCGCCGCCCTCGACGACGATTTCGCATCCGCATCGGGGAAGTACTTTGACAACGATTCAGGGCAGTTTGCGTCGCCGCATCCCGACGCAATCGATCCGATCAAAACGACGAACATTGTGAAGGCGATCGAAGCCTTTTTTGCTAAACTGTAGACATTTTGATCGAACACACTCCCCCAAAAAGCGGCATTTGCAAGATGGCAATACCAACAATCGATGCTGACAAACCGATGGTCAAGCTTCCAACCGCACACGGACTGCTCGTGTTGGCATTCGGCGTTTTCGCGACCGCGTCCCCTAGCGT
The DNA window shown above is from Neorhodopirellula lusitana and carries:
- a CDS encoding DUF1501 domain-containing protein; amino-acid sequence: MTKNFCNRTRREFLWQAGGGFTGLAMAGMLDKSFLNGQETTADGSARWQNPRWQNPLASKPPHFAPKAKSVIFLFMYGGPSHMDTFDYKPAMIGMDNKTIEVKTFGRGGHKNTGRIVEPRWKFKQHGACGKWVSELFPNVATCVDDIAFLHSMTADSPIHGSAMLQMNSGKIQSGSPCLGSWVNYGLGSENENMPGFVVMLDGSGGPISGPKNWASGYMPATYQGVVIRSEGTAILDLKRPDAMSDPAQRRMLDSLRTYNESHEMAHPGNSQLAARIASYELAYKMQSTAPETVDLSQESEETKKLYGVDKKSTRYFGRQCLMARRLVERGVRFIQIYSGGAHNDSNWDAHGDLVANHTKHAGETDQPVAALLKDLKQRGLLDETLVVWGGEFGRQPTAEYAEGTGRDHNAYGFTMWMAGGGIKGGMSFGKTDELGAEAVEDRLHVRRVHATILHQLGLDPNQLAYFYGGLDQRLVGVKDTQPIHQIIA
- a CDS encoding PSD1 and planctomycete cytochrome C domain-containing protein, which encodes MRSASVVACFFVTHFGLAQIVALPNVQAAGGEAVSDAGEHDGFYSTKVKPILAEHCFECHGDDPEDLSGGLALTSREAIRRGGDSGIAINGDQLDESILLKAINYDTYEMPPEGKLASDQIAVLTKWVVLGVPIPVSEEIEISAEQHSSVPQVNEKTKKWWSFQPVRRPNLPSVSDDRWPQNGIDAFVLSGLDSVGLKPAPPASKSQLLRRISYDLTGLPPTPEKIEAFVQSDDPDAYHKVVEELLQSPHYGEKWGRHWLDLVRYAETNSFERDDAKPFVWRYRDYVIRSFNEDKPYDQFLIEQLAGDELPNPSVDNLIATGYYRLGSWDDEPADSVQAKFDELDDILGVTCKTILGLTVDCARCHDHKIDPVPQADYYSMLSFFENIRRYGVRSGESVEDASIRSVPGGEIDEEESRLYQEKLAKVQRQIDTIESIVKADFAPVEHEEYTHPTNRLRLVKQRVGTLLSQKQFDQYKRATKAATQLQARPPGEIRILSVKEAGSTAEASFIRVRGNANIPGKEVQPSFVSVLSPPDPEITVPEHGESTGRRMALARWMASTDNPLTARVMVNRLWQYHFGRGIVRSSSDFGFQGDSPTHPELLDWLAAEFVSSGWSMKAMHRLILHSSTYQMSGQYSQAAYDVDPANDRLWRFDLKRLTAEEIRDSILAVNHQLNLEKMFGPSFFPIQPKEVLAGQSQPGKGWGDSSAEERRRRSVYIHVKRSLPVPILSTNDSADTDNTCAVRFITTQPTQALGMMNSEFTNEQAWLLADSVIEESAELEGQVVEVLSRVMQREPSPKEIENGVKFVEELQAEDSMSSLQALRTFCLLALNLNEFVYIE
- a CDS encoding solute:sodium symporter family transporter, with amino-acid sequence MDLILTIGSFLFFTGLVAVLTWWFTRNDDHSSMGGYFLGGRTLTFPLIAGSLLLTNLSTEQMVGLNGAAFTDGLCVMVWEVVCVVALVFMAWFFLPKFLRSGVSTVPQYLEIRFDHQTQVITNIIFLMAYVGILLPIVLYTGATGLIGILDIPSMLGSLPETLGLPPHSVALWMIVWLVGIVGSIYALFGGLRTVAVSDTLNGIGLLVGGILIAYFALSHLGGDGGVVAGTKTLIEDQQGRFNSIGGPESSVPFGTVFTGVFLLFLFYWTTNQQIIQRTFGASSLAEGQKGVLLTGALKLLGPLYLVIPGMIAYSLFAGQDIDKDHAYGMLVNAVLPAPLTGFFAAAMIGAILSSFNSALNSSCTLFSVGLYKNVLKKEASEEQVVRSGKVFGWIIAIAAMIIAPLLDHPVIKERGIYDYLQKMNGIYFIPIFAVVLVGMLTRRVPAIAAKIGLVVGFSVIAIGYFVSPFDKIVASLHEFHFLGIVFSWLLVLMLVIGELHPRETEFIQEDVGAVDMTPWRYVKPVGMVLILIVFAIYAAFADFSVLTSQE
- a CDS encoding zinc-dependent alcohol dehydrogenase family protein, whose product is MKAMLINAYGEDATFEASDVAKPEVKAGHVLVKIAASSVNTVDTMIRSMGNDLPMSPKLPAILGMDFAGTVEAVGDGVKEYAVGDEVYGCAGGLADLPGTLAEYIVADSNLIAHKAKNLSLREAAALPLVAITAYEGLTRAGMQQGQKVLVHGGSGGVGHVALQLAKHWGAEVFSTGGGEKQLAMIERLGATGINYKTETVEQYVAKHTGGAGFDVVFDSVGGANLTNSFEAAALNAQVATTVSMCELDLTPVHFKGLSLHVVFMLIPMLHNFRREQHRQILRDLTQICESGGLKPVLDEEPFSLEQVGQAYARLQSGKAMGKVVVEN
- a CDS encoding LLM class oxidoreductase, whose translation is MTLTTNEATKAFQPINRGYDAAFRVNRLSVGLVVPIENYATSSIPKMDKHIERVQLAEALGFSSVWLRDVPFNVPSFGDAGQTYDPFVYLGLLAGLTREIALGVASIILPLRHPAHVAKAAATADVLSGGRLILGVASGDRPDEYPALNISFADRGERFRESFDYIRRMSDQRPSFESVFGSPGREVDMLPKPVSGKLPMLITGGSQQNPDWLAKHGDGWMLYPREVTAQAQVIRDWRSRVQDTGRPIQPAMEPLYIDLADNPNTPAQPIHLGFRLGTNHLRDYLKAREEIGVNHVALNLRFNQADVETTMKRLADQLFPDFN
- a CDS encoding SDR family NAD(P)-dependent oxidoreductase, which encodes MAKRILLTGATDGIGLATAKTLVSLGHHVMLHGRSNEKLERVKQALSAMSADATVESYVADLSDMSDVESFAKAVAHTHERLDVLINNAGVFVAANPVTSDGIDLRFAVNTIAPYLLTQRLLPLLGKSGRVINLSSAAQAPVEMDAFRGDRRLADGEAYAQSKLALTMWSRSLATTLGEHGPAIIAVNPGSFLGSKMVKEAYGAAGKDLNIGAEILTRAALDDDFASASGKYFDNDSGQFASPHPDAIDPIKTTNIVKAIEAFFAKL